In a single window of the Nodularia spumigena CCY9414 genome:
- the trpC gene encoding indole-3-glycerol phosphate synthase TrpC, producing MIYPLTTVNTRLQPILREIVWHKKQEVAQMHQQMSLASLQRQLTAAPTVRDFLTALQQNPYKPGLIAEVQKASPFYGNIRTDFDPIAIAKAYERGGAACISVFTETAFFHGSWESLRAIRQRVALPLLCKEFIIDPCQIYLARAAGADAVLLIAAILTDREIQDFLRVIHYLGMNALVEVHNLSELDRVLKLDDIRLVGINNQNLEDFTIDLGITQQLLAARRSQLQNLGVIVVSESGLYTNADLSLMAEAGTNAVIVGESLIKQEDIEQSVRCLLKGD from the coding sequence ATGATTTACCCACTGACGACTGTTAATACCCGTCTGCAACCGATCCTCAGAGAGATTGTTTGGCATAAAAAGCAAGAAGTAGCGCAAATGCACCAACAGATGTCGTTAGCTTCTTTGCAACGCCAGTTAACGGCTGCGCCAACCGTGCGAGATTTCTTGACTGCTTTGCAACAAAATCCTTACAAACCTGGACTAATTGCAGAAGTTCAAAAAGCATCACCATTCTATGGTAATATTCGTACAGATTTTGATCCCATAGCGATCGCCAAAGCTTATGAGCGAGGTGGTGCAGCTTGTATATCAGTTTTCACGGAAACAGCATTCTTTCATGGCAGTTGGGAAAGTTTGCGCGCAATTCGCCAGAGAGTAGCATTGCCCTTGTTGTGCAAAGAGTTTATTATTGATCCGTGCCAAATTTATTTAGCACGAGCAGCAGGAGCCGATGCTGTACTACTAATTGCAGCCATTCTCACAGATCGGGAAATTCAAGACTTTCTGAGAGTAATTCACTATTTAGGTATGAATGCTTTAGTGGAGGTTCATAACTTGAGTGAACTAGACCGGGTACTCAAGCTTGATGACATCCGCTTAGTTGGGATTAACAACCAGAATTTAGAAGATTTTACCATTGATCTGGGCATTACGCAACAATTGCTGGCAGCTAGGCGATCGCAGTTACAAAACTTAGGTGTGATAGTTGTCAGTGAGTCTGGACTATATACAAACGCTGATTTATCTCTAATGGCTGAGGCTGGTACAAATGCAGTGATAGTGGGAGAATCTTTAATTAAACAAGAGGACATAGAACAGTCCGTGCGTTGTCTGCTCAAAGGTGATTAG
- a CDS encoding sulfite exporter TauE/SafE family protein, whose translation MSNIVIQMLTIGLVAGLTGGMFGLGGGAIMVPAMVLLVGLDQKFATGTSIAAQILPIGILGAVVYYRNGNINIKYAAIIAVGLIVGNLFGALFANQPFISSEMIKKLYGIFLLLLGIRYLF comes from the coding sequence ATGTCTAATATCGTTATTCAAATGTTGACCATTGGTTTAGTTGCTGGCTTGACTGGTGGTATGTTTGGTCTGGGCGGTGGTGCAATTATGGTACCAGCAATGGTATTGTTAGTTGGTCTGGATCAAAAGTTTGCCACTGGTACTTCTATTGCTGCTCAAATTTTGCCCATTGGGATTTTAGGCGCAGTAGTATATTATCGTAACGGCAACATAAATATTAAATATGCGGCAATTATTGCTGTTGGTTTAATAGTTGGTAATTTGTTTGGAGCGTTATTTGCTAATCAGCCATTTATTAGCAGTGAAATGATTAAGAAGTTGTATGGCATTTTTTTGTTACTCCTTGGTATCAGGTATTTATTCTGA
- a CDS encoding HhoA/HhoB/HtrA family serine endopeptidase, protein MNKQVHDGDASFDQTHVKYQNQAPWKKAAASLSLVLLGSGMTLAGGYLAENPQQISERTSNLAVSRVNAAPPLPTATGSNFVTQVVEKVGPAVVRIEASRTVTNRLPAEFNNPFFRQFFGSQLPEQQSRVQRGTGSGFIISKDGSILTNAHVVAGADTVRVILKDGRSFEGKVMGRDELTDVAVVKIESKNLPTVEVGNSDELQPGEWAIAIGNPLGLDNTVTTGIISATGRSSNQIGAPDKRVEFIQTDAAINPGNSGGPLLNARGQVIGMNTAIIQRAQGLGFAIPINTAQRISDQLIATGKAQHSYLGIQMVQLTPQIKERLNSDPNSPVTVNEDKGVLIVRVMPDSPAAKAGLRAGDVIQRLNGESVTEASSIQKAVENAQVGGNVSLGLRRNGQNLNLAVRTGALPTQQVQ, encoded by the coding sequence ATGAACAAGCAAGTACATGATGGAGATGCTTCATTTGATCAGACTCATGTCAAATACCAAAATCAAGCCCCCTGGAAAAAAGCAGCCGCCTCTTTATCACTGGTGCTGCTGGGATCAGGTATGACATTAGCCGGTGGTTATTTGGCTGAAAACCCTCAACAGATATCCGAGAGAACATCAAACCTAGCAGTGAGTCGAGTCAATGCTGCACCTCCATTACCAACTGCTACAGGTTCTAACTTCGTCACTCAGGTAGTGGAGAAGGTGGGGCCAGCTGTAGTGCGGATTGAAGCGTCGCGAACTGTCACTAATCGGTTACCTGCTGAATTCAACAATCCATTTTTCCGCCAATTCTTTGGTTCTCAGTTACCAGAACAACAAAGCCGGGTACAACGAGGTACTGGTTCCGGTTTTATCATCAGTAAAGATGGTAGTATTCTCACCAATGCCCACGTAGTTGCTGGTGCGGATACAGTCAGAGTCATATTGAAAGATGGGCGAAGCTTTGAAGGTAAGGTGATGGGGCGCGATGAATTAACAGATGTCGCCGTTGTCAAAATTGAATCGAAGAATCTACCGACTGTAGAAGTGGGGAACTCAGACGAACTGCAACCGGGAGAATGGGCGATCGCCATTGGAAATCCTTTAGGATTAGATAATACAGTCACCACAGGAATCATCAGCGCCACCGGTCGCAGTAGTAATCAAATTGGCGCACCTGATAAGCGAGTTGAATTTATTCAAACCGATGCAGCCATTAATCCTGGTAACTCCGGCGGTCCCTTGTTAAATGCTCGTGGTCAAGTAATTGGGATGAATACAGCCATTATCCAAAGAGCGCAAGGACTGGGTTTTGCCATTCCTATCAACACAGCTCAACGGATTTCTGACCAACTAATTGCTACAGGTAAAGCCCAGCATTCCTATCTAGGAATTCAAATGGTACAGTTAACGCCTCAAATCAAGGAACGTCTGAACTCTGACCCCAATAGCCCTGTCACGGTGAATGAAGATAAAGGTGTCTTAATTGTGCGCGTTATGCCTGACTCACCCGCAGCTAAAGCCGGCTTACGTGCAGGGGATGTCATCCAACGGCTTAACGGTGAATCAGTTACAGAAGCCAGCAGTATCCAAAAAGCCGTAGAAAATGCTCAAGTCGGCGGAAATGTGAGCTTAGGACTGCGGCGCAATGGGCAAAATCTTAACTTAGCTGTGCGAACTGGTGCTTTACCCACTCAACAAGTGCAATAA
- a CDS encoding acetamidase/formamidase family protein, which produces MMHHILKATRETVHLGGFSDLLKPVLTIDSGDTIDVETYTGYYVYDKAPPEFLTPEFLDICQNLASERQVAGGPHLLTGPIYVRDAAPGDVLEIELQAIAPSLPIGFNAIRTGWGALPEQFTQPALRFIPLDLTNNIAEFPLHSGIKIPLKPFFGILGVATPENSRNSIPPGSYGGNIDNRQLQAGSRLFLPVFVPGGLFSIGDGHSAQGDGEVNVTAIETSMNGRIKLTLRQDLQLTTPLAETPTHIITMGFAPTLDTALELAVKNMIDLLERFTNLSAEDAYVLCSLAVNFHITQVVNSPQKGVHGMLPKSILAEQISL; this is translated from the coding sequence ATGATGCATCATATTTTAAAAGCCACGAGAGAAACTGTACATCTGGGTGGTTTCTCGGATCTACTTAAACCAGTACTCACGATTGATTCTGGCGATACCATAGACGTGGAAACTTACACTGGTTATTACGTTTACGACAAAGCCCCACCGGAGTTTCTCACACCAGAATTTCTAGACATCTGCCAAAATTTAGCCTCAGAACGTCAGGTTGCGGGCGGACCGCATTTACTCACGGGGCCAATTTATGTACGAGATGCCGCACCTGGTGACGTTTTGGAGATAGAATTACAAGCGATCGCACCTAGTTTACCAATTGGTTTTAATGCCATTCGTACAGGTTGGGGAGCCTTACCAGAACAGTTTACTCAACCTGCGCTGAGATTTATTCCCCTAGATTTAACCAACAATATCGCCGAGTTTCCCCTTCATAGTGGCATCAAAATTCCCCTCAAACCCTTTTTTGGTATCCTTGGTGTCGCCACCCCAGAAAATTCCCGCAATTCAATTCCACCGGGTAGTTATGGTGGTAACATTGACAACCGTCAACTCCAAGCAGGTTCGCGGCTATTTTTGCCTGTTTTTGTTCCAGGTGGATTATTTTCTATTGGTGATGGACATTCAGCCCAGGGAGATGGGGAAGTTAATGTCACCGCGATTGAAACTTCCATGAATGGTAGAATCAAGCTCACCCTTCGCCAGGATTTACAACTGACAACACCTCTAGCTGAAACCCCAACTCATATTATTACAATGGGTTTTGCTCCCACTTTAGATACAGCCTTAGAACTAGCTGTGAAAAACATGATTGATCTTCTGGAACGTTTCACCAATTTGTCGGCGGAAGATGCTTATGTCTTGTGTAGTTTAGCTGTGAATTTTCACATTACTCAAGTTGTCAATAGTCCCCAAAAAGGTGTTCATGGGATGCTACCCAAATCCATACTCGCAGAGCAAATAAGTTTATAA
- a CDS encoding DUF6679 family protein, whose amino-acid sequence MLHRKIYQLCCDGREVCVFLRDQQRWIERARILDIEGDLVTLRYETDEEDEVCAWEEMVRLESIGSVTQKLASVPRGNAEFLMTEDCPESERIRNNYPDSNPE is encoded by the coding sequence ATGCTACACCGCAAGATTTATCAACTGTGTTGCGATGGGCGCGAGGTATGTGTATTCTTGCGGGACCAGCAACGCTGGATTGAACGCGCCCGCATCCTCGATATAGAAGGGGATTTAGTGACTCTACGCTATGAAACAGACGAGGAAGACGAAGTTTGTGCCTGGGAAGAAATGGTTCGTCTGGAAAGCATTGGCTCTGTAACCCAAAAGTTAGCCTCCGTGCCACGCGGTAATGCAGAATTTCTGATGACGGAAGATTGTCCAGAATCAGAGCGCATCCGTAATAATTATCCCGACTCCAATCCTGAGTAG
- a CDS encoding MBL fold metallo-hydrolase: protein MRYNLSASSGVNAEEVASELNCLPYSVQHHDEGVCLLVRMGPHRILLDCGLGDGSSLLTSLAESQMPADVVLVSHAHPDHARGLLDLHHTFPLLPIYASEVTSKLLPLNWLDQDPQKISQLCHALPLRSPVEIQEGLVVELFPAGHLPGAVAILLTYTTAERSYKLLYTGDFFLSNSRLVEGLRLEELRGLELNVLIIEGTYGTSRHPHRRHQENQLAERINRAIADRCSVLLPTPALGLGQELLMLLRSHHHFTGRDLDIWVDGAVATGCDAYLELLSHLPPSVQNFARHQPLFWDERVRPRVRRLQAEHRATVGKSPCIVLTDSTANLNQYCQKETGPWLILLPEKIDIKVNKKYLATTTDESYLLAQHSDGPGTTQLIHNLRPQHVVFVHGSPAYLADLTSLEELQNRYHVHSPAAGTFVELPIGETFLQPAPPETNYEGELTELGTVITVTLPETITDDPRWRQFADTGLIEARWQGEELVLRGLSPRELLHQSGDRYIWSNIDSCGNCRHQRGQRCWNPASPLYNFKVTLEGYCPAFERLSNLETPT, encoded by the coding sequence ATGAGGTATAATCTGTCGGCATCCTCTGGCGTTAATGCTGAAGAGGTTGCTAGTGAATTAAACTGTTTGCCCTATAGTGTCCAACACCATGATGAGGGTGTGTGTTTATTAGTGCGGATGGGACCACACCGGATTCTTCTAGATTGTGGATTAGGGGATGGTTCATCATTGCTGACCTCGTTGGCTGAGTCACAAATGCCAGCAGATGTGGTTTTGGTCAGTCACGCCCACCCAGACCACGCTAGAGGTTTGCTAGACCTACATCATACTTTTCCTCTGTTACCTATTTATGCTAGTGAGGTAACAAGCAAGTTATTACCGCTTAATTGGCTAGACCAAGATCCCCAGAAAATTTCTCAGCTTTGTCATGCTTTGCCGTTGCGATCGCCTGTAGAAATTCAAGAAGGTCTGGTAGTGGAATTATTTCCCGCCGGACACTTACCAGGGGCAGTAGCAATTTTACTCACCTACACGACAGCAGAGCGTTCTTATAAGCTACTGTATACAGGGGATTTTTTCTTATCTAACTCGCGACTGGTAGAAGGCTTGCGTTTAGAAGAGTTGCGAGGATTAGAGTTAAATGTACTGATTATTGAAGGCACTTATGGCACATCCCGTCATCCCCACCGCCGTCACCAAGAAAATCAACTAGCCGAACGCATTAATCGTGCGATCGCCGACCGTTGTTCTGTACTACTTCCCACCCCTGCTTTAGGTTTGGGTCAAGAATTGTTGATGTTGTTACGTTCTCATCACCACTTCACCGGACGGGATTTAGATATTTGGGTGGATGGTGCGGTGGCCACTGGTTGCGATGCTTACCTGGAACTACTGTCCCACCTACCGCCATCAGTGCAGAACTTCGCCCGTCATCAACCCTTATTTTGGGATGAGCGAGTGCGTCCGCGAGTCCGTCGTTTACAGGCAGAACATCGTGCTACTGTGGGCAAATCTCCCTGTATTGTGCTGACAGACTCCACAGCTAATTTAAACCAGTACTGCCAAAAAGAAACTGGCCCTTGGTTGATTTTGTTACCAGAAAAAATTGATATAAAAGTTAATAAAAAATATTTAGCAACCACCACCGACGAAAGTTATCTTCTCGCCCAACATAGTGATGGCCCTGGTACTACTCAGCTAATTCATAATTTGCGTCCCCAGCACGTCGTTTTTGTCCACGGTTCCCCCGCATACCTAGCAGATTTGACTAGCTTAGAAGAACTACAAAACCGTTATCACGTGCATTCTCCAGCTGCGGGAACTTTCGTAGAACTGCCCATTGGCGAAACATTTTTACAACCGGCACCGCCAGAAACTAATTATGAAGGCGAACTCACAGAGTTGGGGACAGTGATTACAGTCACCTTACCGGAGACAATTACAGATGATCCCCGTTGGCGACAGTTTGCTGATACTGGTTTAATTGAAGCTCGTTGGCAGGGTGAAGAATTAGTGTTGCGGGGATTGTCTCCACGAGAACTGCTGCACCAAAGTGGCGATCGCTATATTTGGTCTAATATAGATTCTTGTGGTAATTGCCGACACCAAAGAGGTCAACGGTGTTGGAATCCCGCCTCCCCATTATATAACTTCAAAGTCACCCTTGAGGGTTACTGTCCTGCTTTTGAACGCTTATCCAATTTGGAAACCCCGACTTAA
- a CDS encoding PAS domain-containing sensor histidine kinase, which translates to MLSRNYLQCQAFFEKELKYPEAYNQVMREISNQFDLESYDILELKDGRIFAQYSQPQWLEGKIMGRLWSIWDITESQRTEEVPQLNEASWCTLAETTNASIFIIQGWDLSYMNPAAEVLTGYTKEELITGFDARQLFKNKKRKQVHDKDLEYQEIKILEKNGTERWLACAVAMLDDQETPFEMIAGIDITEYKQAESDLSQTLEQIKQLSELKAQFMSMVCHQFRTPLNVVSFSNSLLKRHINYCQEEKTGPLLDHIQSGVEQITKMLDDILFFAKAEAAKLNFDAKPLNLVEFCNELIAQMQTNGSENRINFVSQGRYITACMDQKLLEPMISNLLDNAMKYSPIGSVVDFKLFCECGKVVFQVTDRGIGIPVADIPRLFEPFYRGSNIHHLPGTGLGLSIVKTLVDLHRGYIAVESELGVSTTFTMMLPAVKSKL; encoded by the coding sequence ATGCTATCCAGGAATTATCTTCAATGCCAAGCTTTTTTCGAGAAGGAACTAAAATATCCAGAAGCCTATAACCAGGTGATGCGGGAAATATCCAATCAATTTGATTTGGAAAGCTACGATATTTTAGAATTAAAGGATGGGAGAATTTTTGCTCAATACTCTCAGCCGCAGTGGCTGGAGGGTAAAATTATGGGTAGACTATGGAGTATTTGGGATATTACCGAATCCCAGCGAACAGAAGAAGTACCACAGTTGAATGAAGCTAGCTGGTGTACTTTGGCAGAGACGACAAATGCTAGCATTTTTATCATTCAAGGCTGGGATTTATCCTACATGAATCCGGCGGCTGAGGTACTCACAGGCTATACAAAAGAGGAACTCATAACTGGCTTTGATGCGCGCCAATTGTTCAAGAACAAAAAGCGTAAACAGGTACATGATAAAGATTTAGAATACCAGGAAATCAAGATTCTGGAAAAAAACGGCACAGAACGCTGGTTAGCTTGTGCAGTCGCAATGCTTGATGATCAAGAAACACCATTTGAAATGATTGCAGGCATTGATATCACTGAATATAAACAAGCAGAATCGGATCTGAGTCAAACTTTAGAACAAATCAAACAACTCAGCGAACTGAAAGCGCAGTTCATGTCTATGGTTTGCCATCAATTCCGCACCCCGCTCAATGTTGTTTCGTTCTCTAATAGCTTACTCAAAAGGCATATAAATTACTGTCAGGAGGAAAAAACAGGACCATTACTTGATCACATTCAATCAGGTGTGGAACAGATCACCAAAATGTTGGATGATATTCTGTTCTTCGCGAAAGCAGAAGCAGCCAAACTCAACTTTGATGCCAAACCACTCAATTTAGTTGAGTTCTGCAATGAGTTAATTGCACAAATGCAGACAAATGGTAGTGAGAACCGCATAAATTTCGTGAGTCAAGGTCGCTACATAACAGCCTGTATGGATCAAAAACTGCTGGAGCCGATGATCTCGAACTTGCTCGATAATGCGATGAAATATTCTCCTATTGGCAGCGTAGTTGATTTTAAACTGTTTTGTGAGTGTGGGAAAGTAGTTTTTCAGGTGACAGATAGGGGTATTGGTATTCCCGTTGCTGATATACCGCGATTATTTGAGCCATTTTATCGAGGTAGCAATATTCATCATTTGCCCGGTACTGGACTAGGGTTATCCATTGTCAAAACCCTTGTGGACTTACATCGTGGTTACATTGCTGTAGAAAGTGAACTTGGTGTCAGTACCACATTTACGATGATGTTACCGGCGGTGAAATCAAAGTTATAG
- a CDS encoding HetP family heterocyst commitment protein — translation MHQINNSCNTQAAKKINTEQIEQIIKAIIAGKYSWACVLILRFSGYNPIDYIPYRTYIRLLKNNCLGENSKSKDMDKKEVFDMNSNWIRL, via the coding sequence ATGCATCAAATAAATAATAGTTGTAATACACAAGCCGCTAAGAAAATTAATACAGAACAAATTGAACAAATTATCAAAGCAATTATTGCTGGAAAATATTCCTGGGCTTGTGTATTAATTCTGCGGTTTTCTGGCTACAACCCTATAGACTACATACCTTACCGCACCTACATTCGATTGCTGAAAAATAATTGCTTAGGGGAAAACTCAAAGTCAAAAGACATGGATAAGAAAGAAGTGTTTGACATGAACTCAAACTGGATTCGACTCTGA